CGTTTGGAGAGTGCAAACTATATGGGTAGTGGAGGTGCCGCTGCCGGCAGTGAATTGAAAGCCAGCCGTGAAATAGTGGACCATACGGTGGATGCTTTGGAAAGCTATGTCAGACAAAATACAAACCTGAAACTACATGACAAAAGAATTGTCATGGTTAAAAAGAAGCTCTCAAAGGTCAGGAACAAGATCGATACCCTGGGGTCCGACTATAAAGATATTTTTTATACCTTGTATCACCAAGAGATATTTCAACCTCTTGTCGGAGCGATCAGGATTGTTGTGGCGAGAGAAGAAGACCCCGCCATGAAAGCGTATCTTTCCAGCTATACCGATTATTTGAATACCAGTGGTAATGTACTGCTGGAAGACAGCGGGATCCTCTATGTGCTCAATGGAAGATACCCGATGAAGGATGAGGATCTTCAAACATGGGACAGCTTGCTTTTGCATGATGCCCTACCTTCTTTGAAACAAATTCCTGATTATGACCTCATGAAGAGTCTTGCATCGATCGTTTCGGCAGATGCCTATGAGAAAATAGGGAACCCGGAGCGTATTAAAGTGCTTTACAATGCGGATACGGGAGAGTATAAAGTCACGCCAAAAGAATGGATGAAGCAGAGTGAAAAGAAAACCGGCTATCTGACACGGGCACAGCATATTCTGTTAGGGACTGTGCAGGTCAAAGCAGAAGACCGTGGCATAGAAAGCAAAAACAGTTTGATGCAGTATGGGGCGGGAACACTTTTTGCACTTTTCGTACTTTTGGTCATGCTCATAGTCAATCACAACATCAACAAAGACAAGCAGCTCTTTGATGATACCTTAAGAGATATAGAAGCTGTTCTGAACAAAGAGCAGCAAAAAGAGCTGCAGGAGCTTATCGACAGACATGATGTAAACAATATCTACAGATTTCTTGTCAATACGATCCGGGAGGCCAATCAGGCAAAAGACCTTTTCCTGGCAAATATGTCTCATGAGATCCGTACACCGCTGAACGGGATCGTCGGATTTACCCAGCTGTTGAAGTCTACAAATCCTTCACCTGACCAGGAAGAGTTCATTACGGTCATCGAGAACAGTTCAGACAACCTGCTCGCGATCGTGAATGATATTTTGGATCTCTCAAAGATCAAAGCGGACAAGATCGAGCTTGAAAGCATTCCTTTCAATGCTATAGAGAAGTTTGAGTCTGCCATAGAGTCCTATGGAGCCAGAGCAGCGGAAAAAGATATTGAATTAGGTGTCTTTATAGATCCGGACCTTCCTACCCCGTTGATCGGTGACCCGACAAAAATTTCCCAGATACTTGTCAACCTTATCAGTAATGCCATCAAATTCACCAGTGCACACGGGACCATTGATGTTCGTATGGAAAAGACAGGGGAAACAGAGAAAGATGTGACTGTGAAATTCTCGGTCAAAGATACCGGTATCGGTATTACAGAAGAGCAAAAAGGTAAAATATTCGATGCCTTTTCCCAGGCGGATGTCAGTACCAGCAGAAAATTCGGCGGTACAGGCCTGGGGCTTGCCATTTCCGGAAAATTGACCGCGTTTATGGGCGGTAAACTTGATATTGACAGTAAAGAAGGAGAAGGCTCGACATTCTTTTTCTCTTTAACTCTGCCAAAAGGTGAACTTGCTTCAGTGCTGCCAAGACCAAAAATGAACGGCTTTACTGTAGCGGCGGTACTGCCGCAGAAAGAGACAGAGAGTCTTTTGGTACGCAATCTTCATGACTATGTGGGTGCGACAGATGCAAATTTTGTGATTTACAGCAAGGATGAATTGCTCAAAGAACAGAAGAATGCAATGCCTGACCTTCTTTTCATAGACCATGCATATTGTCAGCATGGCAACGAACTTGAAAAGTATCTGGATCTTCATACAAGAACGGTACTCTTTACCACAAGTGACAAGAAAAGACAAATTGAATCACTGATGGAGAGGATCGACAAGATCGTCTATAAACCGATCAACCTTAGCAAAACGTTCAAGGCACTTGAAGTTGTTTACAGTGAGATAAATACTGCAGACGTATCACGCCATGAAGAAGAGAGTGAAAAAGCACAGTTCAAAGGTCTTAATGTATTGGTAGCCGAAGACAATACGATCAACCAAAAACTCGTTTTGAACATTCTGAACAAACTTGGGTTGGATGTGACGCTTGCCAACAATGGAGAAGAGGCACTGCATCTGCGTCAGGAGAATGACTATGATATGATCTTTATGGATGTGCAGATGCCCGTGATGGGAGGGATCGAAGCGACAAAAGAGATCCTAGTATATGAAGAGAAGCACCGTAAACATCATATTCCTATTGTTGCACTGACAGCGAATGCACTGCAGGGAGACAGGGAGAAGTATATCGGCGCAGGGATGGATGACTACCTTTCCAAACCGCTTGTACTTGAACAGTTAATACAACTGTTGAAGAAGTATTTCACAAATAAGATGGTGCTTTCCGAGAGTGAGGAAGAGCAAAGGCCCCCAGAAGAACAAGGCACGGATGAAGAAGTAGCGGCAGCATCCAAAGCAGATATAGGTAGAGAGGAAGAAACAGTTGAAACAAACAACGTGCAGGAAGAAGCAGTAGTTAAGGCTGAAGTACCTTCTGTCGAGAAAGAAGAGCTAGAGCCAGTGCAAGAAGAGATCGTTATGAAGGAAGAAATCGTCATAAAGGCTGATATACTGTTACATCATGAAGAGCCTTTGTCATCAAAAATATATGCAACCATGCTTCGAAATCTGGGCTACAGTGTAGATATAGCGGACTCAACCATAGACTTTATGGACAAAGTGGAGAACAACCAGTACCGCTTTGTACTCTTTGATGCCGATTCATTTATGCAGATACACTGCCTGATAGCCGATATCGTGCATGATGCAGGTGCAAGACCTTTCCTTTTCATTTCTGAGAAAGAGATCGGGAATATATGCTGTGAAACATTAGGTATGGAGCCTGATGTTGAGGAGATAAGGGAGAAGCT
This DNA window, taken from Sulfurovum lithotrophicum, encodes the following:
- a CDS encoding response regulator, which codes for MNLLNNKNIFSFLIVLVLVVFGAISYQTYFAYNDYQKAEEGKKEVRFVELLSQTVDAIAKERLESANYMGSGGAAAGSELKASREIVDHTVDALESYVRQNTNLKLHDKRIVMVKKKLSKVRNKIDTLGSDYKDIFYTLYHQEIFQPLVGAIRIVVAREEDPAMKAYLSSYTDYLNTSGNVLLEDSGILYVLNGRYPMKDEDLQTWDSLLLHDALPSLKQIPDYDLMKSLASIVSADAYEKIGNPERIKVLYNADTGEYKVTPKEWMKQSEKKTGYLTRAQHILLGTVQVKAEDRGIESKNSLMQYGAGTLFALFVLLVMLIVNHNINKDKQLFDDTLRDIEAVLNKEQQKELQELIDRHDVNNIYRFLVNTIREANQAKDLFLANMSHEIRTPLNGIVGFTQLLKSTNPSPDQEEFITVIENSSDNLLAIVNDILDLSKIKADKIELESIPFNAIEKFESAIESYGARAAEKDIELGVFIDPDLPTPLIGDPTKISQILVNLISNAIKFTSAHGTIDVRMEKTGETEKDVTVKFSVKDTGIGITEEQKGKIFDAFSQADVSTSRKFGGTGLGLAISGKLTAFMGGKLDIDSKEGEGSTFFFSLTLPKGELASVLPRPKMNGFTVAAVLPQKETESLLVRNLHDYVGATDANFVIYSKDELLKEQKNAMPDLLFIDHAYCQHGNELEKYLDLHTRTVLFTTSDKKRQIESLMERIDKIVYKPINLSKTFKALEVVYSEINTADVSRHEEESEKAQFKGLNVLVAEDNTINQKLVLNILNKLGLDVTLANNGEEALHLRQENDYDMIFMDVQMPVMGGIEATKEILVYEEKHRKHHIPIVALTANALQGDREKYIGAGMDDYLSKPLVLEQLIQLLKKYFTNKMVLSESEEEQRPPEEQGTDEEVAAASKADIGREEETVETNNVQEEAVVKAEVPSVEKEELEPVQEEIVMKEEIVIKADILLHHEEPLSSKIYATMLRNLGYSVDIADSTIDFMDKVENNQYRFVLFDADSFMQIHCLIADIVHDAGARPFLFISEKEIGNICCETLGMEPDVEEIREKLEASV